The Thermomicrobiales bacterium genome contains the following window.
AGTCCGGTAATCGGTACCGGCTGGATTCGGAAACGCGTTCCTGATCGTACGGTTCTGCGTCCTCGGCAACCGCAGATCCAGACATCACTAGCCCCTCAGACACCATCGCATCCAGCATGCTGGCGATTCGCGTCGCATGTGGCCGGTGTGCGCCGTCAGGCATCAAACGCTCGATCTCGGCTATTGACGCGCCCCGCCCATCAGTGTTGCGCAAGATGTCGAGGATCCGTCCTCGCACGTAGCGGTTCGTCGTCTCGAACCGTGGCTCCGACGCGGTCCTGCGGCGCGGCTGTTCGGTGAGAATGCCCGCTATCGTGGGGCGTGCCTGACAATCCGCTGCCAGCGGGCAGATGTCGCAGCGCACGGCTCTGGCGCGGCAGATCGTTGCGCCGAGCTCCATCAGCGCCTGATTCCACTCGTATCCGTCGCCTGCTGGCACGACGTGCTGAGCGATCGCTTCCAGCTCTCGCGCAGTCATCTGCGGATCCGGCACATCCGGTCCGGCGATGACGCGATGCAGTACGCGGCGGATGTTCGTATCAATGAAGCCAACGTCCTGCCGGTAGGCAAAGCAGGCGATCGCACCTGCCGTATACGGCCCGATCCCCGGCAGCTTCTTCAGCTCATCGACGCACGCCGGCAACGTCCCGCCGTACTCGTCCATGACCGCGCGCGCCGTTCGATGCAGTCCCAGCGCCCGACGGTTGTAGCCCAGCCCGGCCCACGCTCGAATCACCTCGCTGGGCGGGGCATCTGCCAGCGCGGCGATGTCCGGAAACAGAGCCAGGAACTCATGATACTTCGGCACCACGCGGTCAACCTGCGTTTGCTGAAGCATGACCTCGGACACGAGAATTCGATACGGATCGTGGGTGTCTCGCCAGGGCAGCTTGCGGTGCGCGGAGCGATACCAGGTGAGCAGGCGCTGGCGCACGGACTCGTCGTGAAAAGGCGTCAGATTCATCCTGTAAGTGTACGGTGGCCAACCAGCGCGATGCGATCGAGTATGATGCCGCACCAGCTCGCCACTGGACGAGAAGGGATCGATTCATGAGTGACATCAAGCGACTACGCGTCGGCCTTATCGGCGCCGGCACGATCGCGTTCAGCGCGCACCTCCCCGCGATCCGCCGACTGCACGATCAGGTTGAGCTGGTTGCGGTGGCCGACGTTCGCGCCGATAACGCCCAGCGCGCGGCAAACGAGTTCGGCGCGCAACAGCACTACACCGACTATCACGAGCTTCTCGCACGCGGTGATCTCGATATGGTCGACATCTGCACACCCGAATTCCTCCACGCTGAGCAGACCGAGGCCGCGGCAGCCGCAGGCTTGCACGTATTCTGCGAGAAGCCGATGGCGGCAACTGTCGCGGAGGCGGATCGGATGATCGACGCCTGCAAGCGTGCCGGAGTCCGTCTAATGATCGGCCACTCGCGCCGATTCACCGGTCGCTATCAGCAGATTCGCGCCGCCATTGATCGCGGCGATATCGGCGACGTGCGTTACGTCCGCGAAAACGAGCGCCGCCCACGCTCGATGTACGACAGCCTCAACCTCGGAACCGGCTACTGGAATCCGGAGGCCGATCGTCCGTGGCTCACGATGTCGAGGTACTCGCAGGGTGCTGCGCTGACCAACGCTGTCCACGAAACAGATCTCGCCCGCTGGTTCGTTGGCAGTCGGCCCGTCTCCGTCTTCGCCGAAGCGCGCATCACCGAAGACGGCGCTGAGGTGCCCGATATGCTGTCGTACACCATCACATTCGAGAACGGCGCGATCGCGGCTGCCGAAGTCGTCAACCAGCTACCGCGCGGCTATGCGTACTTCCATATGATGGAGGTCCTCGGAACCGGCGGACGCATTCGCGCAACTGACCCGCTCATGGCACCGCTCACCGCAGCTGACGACGTTGGCCTCTCGCAACCGCTGAATTTCGATACGCTCCTGCACGTCGACTCCGCCTACGCCACCGAGCTGGCCGGATTCATCAAAGCCATTCGCGAGGACAGCCCGGTACCGATGCCGGCCGAAGAAGCGCGCGGGGCAATCGAGCTATCTGTCGCAGCAGTCCGTTCGAGCCAGACCGGCCAACCAGTCGCGTTGCCGCTCAACGAAAAGAACGATGAGGTGTCGCATGAGTCAGTCGGGTGAGTGGATGATCCTTGGTGACACAAGCATCGCCAACTTGCTACGCCATGCCACCGGCTACGTCAACGCGGATCAGCCCATAACCATCACGACCGACGCCGGCGACGCTCCTGTCGGAGCAATCGGCGTTGGCCCGTCGGTTTACGCATCGACCGTGCAGCACGTTGTCCCCTACTTCAACGCCTTCGAAGCGATCGACGACGTCCAGCGCGCCATCGCCGGCGGCTCAGTTGGCAAGGTCTACGGTTGCTACGCCAGCATGCGCGTGCCACGTGGCACATCGCCGGATGCCCTCGTGGCTGGTGCAGTCGGACCGATCCTCGCCGTCTGCCGCGATCTCCTGCCGCAGCCGGTCGCACGTGTGTGGGCCAGACGCGCGGCGCTCTTCGCGCCGGACGACGCCTGGTTCATCACGCTCCGCCTCGCCGACGAGACGATCGTAACCATCGAGGCGCTGGCGTCCGGCACCGCCTCGTCGCGGGAGATCCTGATCGAGGTCACCGGCTCGGAGCGCGTGCTGCGGGCAGAACCAACCGCGCAGGGCATCCGTGTCGAGCCGCTCGCACGCGAGCCGATGATCTGGCCATGGTGGGAGGACCTCGCCGAACGCTTCCTCGCCCTCGTCAACCGCCGCGCCGCGACACAGCAGTGGCTGAACGGCGACGACCTGCGAGCGGTCTGGCAAGCAGCCCACCGCTCAGCCGTCTCCGGCGAGCCTGTGGAACTGAATCCCCGTTCGTGACGGCGAGGATGACTCAGATCGAGGGTGCGCGAGAGCGCTCCAACACGTTGCGCACCCTACGCCGCCAGAAACTCCCGAACCATTTCCATCGCCCGCGCCACATGCTCCGGGTCACCGCTATCAAGCCAGTTTATGCCCTCGAAGCGCCTGAACCACGTCTCTTGATGACGCACATACGAGTGCACCATGATCTGCGTCTGCCGGATCGCCTCGTCAAGCGACAACGATCCTTCGAGCATGGCCAGCGCCTCACGATACCCGTGCGCGCTCATTGACGGCGTCTCAGCTGTAACCCCGCGATCGGCCAGACGGCGCACCTCATCCAGCCAGCCCGCCTCGTGCATCTCGCGAACACGCTGGTCGATACGCGCGTACAGCTCATCTCGGTCACGACGCAGACCGATTAGAAAGAATTGCCACGGCGGCGGAACACTCGCGCTGACCTCGCTCATCGGGCGGCCCAGGACCTCATACACCTCCAGCGCGCGGATCATGCGGCGTCGATTGTCCGGTCCGATTCGTTCCGCCGAGCATGGGTCGACATCCCGGAGCCGTGCGAACAGCACATCGGTTGCTTCTTGCTCCAGACGTGCGCGCAATGCCTCGTTTGGCGCGACAGGCGGCGGTCGCCAGCCTTCAATCAAACCGCGAAGGTACTGCGGTGTCCCGCCGGTGACGATCGGCACGTGCCCTCGGCGCGCAACATCCTCAATCGCCGTATACGCCAGATCGAGAAACGAACCGAGTGAGAACTGCTCCGTCGGCTCGAGGATATCGATCAGGTGATGCGGAACGCGCTCACGCTCCGCGACCGACGGTTTGGCTGTGCCAATATCCATCCCGCGGTAGAAGTACCGCGAGTCAGCATTGACAACTTCTCCGCAAGACAATTCGGCCAGACGCAGCGCAAGATCGGTCTTGCCAGTCGCCGTTGCGCCAAGGACGACAATCACGCGTAGCCCTGGCGTAAGATTCCGTCCATTGTCCACGTCAGCGCTGGTTACTAGACTGTTGCCGCCTGACTCCATGAATTCGCGCCCGTTCCTGGTTTGATCTACCTGACAGCGCGATGAGCCCTGAATCTGGACGTGCCTGTGTCATCACGCATTCGGCAGATCGTTGTCATTGGGTCGGTCGCCGTCCTCGCGCTGGCTATCATCTTCGTCACGCAGCTCATCATCGTTCGAGCACTGGATAGCGCCGCCGACTCGGCTGGTGAGAGTGTCTACTTCGCCGTTGAACCTGACGAGTCGGTCGATTCTATCGCCGACCGGCTGCAGGACGCCGGGCTGATCCGCTCGCCAACCTATTTCCGCTTCCGCGTCCGCATCGCCGGTCTCGGTGGCGACATCATCGCCGGTCGCTATCGAATCGATCCGGCCATGTCGACGACGCAGATTATCCACCTGATTACGTCGCGTGATGCCGCGCTCGCGCAGGAGATTCAGGTGCGGTTCATCGAAGGTTGGCGCACCGAGCAGTATGCCGAAGCGCTTGTCGATGCTGGCGTGATCGCATCGGCAGACGACTTCATGGCCGCCACCCGCGAACAGCGCTGGAACGATGAGTTCTCGTTCCTGCACACACGCCCGAGCGGCGTTGCGCTGGAGGGGTACCTGTTTCCTGACACCTACAACTTCCGTGTCGATTCCGCGCCTGAAGATATTTTGACCACCTTGCTCACCACATTTCAGGAGCGTGTCAGCCCCGAGAGCATCACCGAAACGGAGCAGATGGGCATCACGCTCCACCAGGTCATCACGATTGCGTCGATTGTTGAACGGGAGGCTGTCCTGCCCGAGGAGCGCCCGATCATCGCCTCGGTCTACTACAACAGGCTCCGCGAGGGAATGCCGCTGCAGGCCGATCCGACGGTGCAGTACGAGCTCGGCACGTCCGGCAACTGGTGGCCGGAGCTGACGCCGGAAGACATCCAGCAGAACGGCCGCTACAACACCTATCTCAATCCAGACCTACCTCCCGGGCCGATCTGCAATCCCAGCCTGGCGTCGATCGAGGCGGCCCTGCGACCCGCGCAGACCGACTACCTGTTCTTTGTCGCTCGTGGCGATGGCTCACATGCCTTCGCGAACACCGCCGAAGAACATCAGCGCAATGTGGATGAGTATGTGAGAGGGCAGTGAATCGATGTCAAACCTGCAACGCGTCGGTCTGATCGGCGATCCGGTTGAGCATTCGCTCTCGCCGGCATTCCAGCAACCTGCATTCGATGCCCTCGGACTGAACGTCCGCTACGAGCTCTGGCCGACACCAGCCGCAGACCTCAGCGAGCGATTCGCCGACCTGCGCACTGGTGAAGCTCTTGGCGCAAACGTCACTGTGCCGCACAAAGAGGCGGCGTTCGCGGCGATGGACGAATTGAGCGATCGCGCGCGCCGTGCCGGTGCGGTCAACACGATTGTCCCCCGGGCCGGTTCGCTCTATGGCGACAACACCGACATCCACGGCTTCCTCGTCCCGCTCGTCGAGCGTGGCACCGAATTCCCCACGCTGGACGCCGTTATCCTCGGTGCTGGCGGCGCGGCGCGCGGCATTGTCGTCGCTCTGCTAGACGCCGGTGTGCGGTCAGTTCATGTCGTCAATCGGACGGTTGAACGTGCCGAACGACTCGCTGCCCAGCTCGACGACACGCGCATCATTCCGGCACCACTGTCCAACGCCATGGCCGCCGTCACGAACACTGGCTTGATCGTGAACGCGACAGCCATCGGCTGGGACGGCAATGCGCTGCCAATTGAGGAGTCGGTTCTGCGAGCGGCCCCGACAGCAGCGCTGGCCTACGACCTGACCTACCGCGAGACACCGTTCCTCCGCGCTGCCCGCGAAGCCGGGCTCGCAACGCTCGACGGTCTGCCGATGCTCGTCCACCAGGGTGCGAAGTCGTTTGAGCTCTGGACCGGGCAGCCCGCGCCCGTAGAAGTCATGTGGGAAGCAGCTGTCTCTGCCCGCGCGGAACGTGGCGGCTAGCGATCGGATGTCGTGCGACTGGCCCCGCCGACGATCCAGGCGACAAGCGCTCCGGCTAACGTGCACAATCCGTTCACGACATCGTTGTTGAGTCCGGGAACGCCACCGACGTGATCAGTCGCTGTTCCACATCGGTGAACCTTCGATTCGGTCGCCACGCCGCAGGCAGGACAGTACCGCTTCTCCTGCACCAGCTCGCCGAGCACGCTATCGACCAGTGACCCGGCGATGCCACCGGCGATAACCGCAGCGCTCGGCCGGACGGTATCGCGGCCCCGGCTGTCTCCCGCCAGATGCACCAGACCGATGAGTCCGGCACCCAGCAGCGATCCCAGCGTCCCGCGCCACGTCACAGCGCCCGACGTTCCGGCAGGTACGACAGCACGCGATAGCACCATGCGCGGCAGCGATTCGGATGTTCGGCCAATCTCAGTCGCCCAGGTGTCGGCGGTCGCCGCCGCCAGCGAACCCGCCGCCAACGTCAGTCCGCTACGCCGCGACAGCAGCGCTGCACATGCCGCGACCCCGCCGTTCGCCGCCACCTGAACAGCATCGCGACGACTCCCGCGCGCCGCCAGCTCCGTTCCGGCGCGGCGCTGCGAGAGTGCGCTCGACGACACGAAGAACGCGCCAAGCACAGCCGCACCGCGCCACCCGCAGCGAGCGAGTACGGCAGACCCAACGCCACTGGCCGCCAGCGCTCCGTCCGTCGATAGCGCACCCGCCCTGTGCCCCGCAACACTGATTGCAGCCGACAGCGCTACCGCGGCGGCAGGGCGCAGCCCCATCTGACCCTACCCCTTCGGCTGCCGCGGACGCTTCATCAGCAGATACTCGTCCTCGCGAACTTCGAATATCCAGCCTTCAACCTCGGCGAGCGCCGGAGAGCTTATCTCTGAATAGTGGATCAGCACGGTATGACCGTCGACCTCTTCCTCATCGGTAGAGTTCATCGCGAACGGATGACGAGGACTGCCAACGACCATCCGTGGTCCGCCGACGTTTTCAACCGCCTCAGTAATAAGCCGCAACGCCTCTGCTTCGTCCAGCATCTCGCCTCCTCCGGCTGCCAGCAGGTACCTCAACAGTGCAATGCTATACTCTCGAGGGCCCCGTAGCTCAGCGGTAGAGCAGTGGACTTTTAATCCATGGGTCCTGGGTTCGAATCCCAGCGGGGTCACGCCGGTCCTCCGGTTATCCTTCTTATTTCCCAATGGCACCTGATGTTCGTGAGCGACTGGCGGTTCGCCGGTCGCACATCGTCGTACCGACCATCCGAAGGAAGCCGAGGACGCCATGGAAATTCCGATCCAGATTGCCATTGCCGACTACCTGAGGGATCTGGCGCGCTGGCGCGAAGGACGCGCCGAGGAATACGACCGCGACCCGCGCAATCTGCGCTCGGCGGCGGGTCTCGTCGAGTTGGCCGACTACATCCAGTCACTACCGGATGATGACACCCGACTTTCCGAACTGACGCGCCTGGCAGTCCACGGCGCGCGCTTCGAGCCTGGGCAGCAGGCCCATTTCGCGATGGCTCGCTTTCGCTTCCACGAAGAACACGCGACGACCTCAGCGTTCCTCGATCGCATTGTCGAGCTGCAGCAGCTCGATACCAGCGAAGACGGAAACTTCGGCGGGCGCTTCGCCGAGGGGGACGAGCCATGGCGCAACTCAGAACGATCCTGAAGCCAAAATCAGTGTGCGATTCGGCCATGAGGATGTCTCGCGATGCCGGAAACGGCACATCGCGCTACAATGCCACGGTTCAGTCCGGATCGGCGAGACGATTTCGGGCACCCAGAGCGACCGGATGCAATCCTGCAAATGTGAGGAGCTCAAACGATGGCTCGCCCGGTGGATCCCCTCGATCGCGCAATCATCAAGCGGTTGCAGATCGACGGGCGCATGTCGAGCGCCGAGATTGCCCGACAGCTCGGCGTCGCCGAGCGAACTGTTCGTGCGCGAATTGATCGGCTAGTCAGCGACAACGTCATTCGCCTTGTCGCTTCAATCGTTCCATCGACCGTCGGTTATGCCGTTACGGCCGACGTCTTCCTTGAGGTCGAATCCGGCCTGATCCAGAGCGTCGCTGACCTCATCGCGCTGAAACCCGAGGTCGGCTACATCGGCCTGACGACCGGTGACCGGGACATCAGCCTGCAAATCCACGCCGAGTCTGTCGAGCAGCTCTACGACTTCGTCACGAACGAGCTCGGCACGATGCCCGGAGTGGTCAGGACCAACACGTTCATCATCCCCAAAATCCTGAAGACGCACTTCGATTTCGTTGGTCCTGGCATGAGAATCGACGAAGAGCTGGAGCACGTAAACTAGCGACTGCGAGCGGCGCAGGAATGACCGCAACGCGGAGAGGATGAGCCCATGTCATTGTCGGACAACATTACCGTATCTGAGGAACTTGATGCCTGGCTGCGCGAGACGCGCCGCATGATCCATGTCAATCCCGAACTCCTCTGCGAAGAGGTCGCCACCTCCGAACTGGTGCAGAAGCACCTGACCGAAGTCGGCGTGTCGTATCGCAAGGGTGTCGGCGGCGATGGTCGGCCTCTGTACATGAAGCCTGAGCTGATCAAGCGCGCGGGCATAAAGACGTTCCCAATCACTGGTGGCACCGGCGTCCTGGCCGAGATCCGCGGCACGCGCGGCGCGGGTCCGGGCAAGTGCGTCCTGCTGCGCGCCGACATGGACGCGTTGCCGATGGACGAGCTGAATGACGTTGAGTACAAGTCCCAGAATCCGGGCAAGATGCACGCCTGCGGACACGACTGCCACACAACGATCCTGATGGGCGTCGCCGAAGTGCTGCAGTCGATGAGCGACAAGTTCGACGGCACCGTCAAGCTGATGTTCCAGCCGGGCGAGGAAGGCGCTGGTGGCGCGGTCGCCATGATCCACGACGGCATTCTCGAAGACCCGCCCGTTGATGCAGCTTTCGCTCTGCACGTCTCAACCGAGCACCCGGCCGGCGAGGTGTCGATGGGCCCCGGACCGCACGCTGCCGCCGCCGATTCCATCGAGATCAATGTGACCGGCAAGGGCGGCCACGCCGCCTTTCCGCACACAACCATCGACGCCACGCTCGTCGCCGCGCAGATCCTGATCGCCCTCCAGACGCTCGTGAGCCGCGAGGTCGATCCGATCCAGACCGCCGTCGTCAGCATCAGCACGCTGCACGCAGGTACAGCCGGCAACGTCATCCCGCAAACCGCGCAGATGACCGGAACCGTCCGTACCTACGATCCGGCAATCCGCGACATGCTCGAGCAGCGCATGGGCGAGATGGTCCCGGCGATCGCCTCCGGATTCCGCGCCGAGGCCGAGCTGATCTACATGCGCGGTTATCCGGCTATGGTCAACGACCCGGAGATGACGCAGTTCGCGATGGAGACCTGCGAAGAACTGCTCGGCGACGATAATGTCCACGTCAGCGCACCGATGATGGCCGGCGAGGATTTCGCCTATGTTACGGAACGCGTCCCCGGCTGCATGATCTCGCTCGGCGTTCGCAACGATGAACGCGGCATGATCTACCCGCCGCACCATCCGCGCTTCGATGCCGACGAGGATGCCCTCGCCGTAGGCGTCCGCGTCCTGTCGGCAATTGCGCTGCGCTACCTCGGCGCTGATCTCTAGCATCCTGTCGCAGGGCACCAGGTATCTGGTGCCCTGCACTCTGGTTCCGGCGGCTTCCGCCAAAATCCGCTACACTGACAATGCGTCGTAGCGTTCGCTTTCACGTCCAGGGCCGGTTGCATCTGCTTCCGACCCTTTCGCCGTAGCCATCGGCGAGTTGTCTCGGGCAGAACGGACACCCGGAATGTTGCTGTATTTCGCCATCGCGCTGGTTGGCTCACTATTCCTCATCCTGTCAGTGGTGCTTGGCGAAGTGTTCGACTTTGGCGGCGACCACGCGGACGGTTTCGACGGCGACGCTCACCCACTATCCGGTAAGACGATCGCGGTTGCGCTGACCGCATTCGGCGCGACCGGGATGATCACCACGCAATACGGCTGGAGCGCGATGATGAGCGCGATCACCAGCGCAGTTGCAGCGCTCCTGCTTGGCGCTGCCGCCTGGTGGATCATCACGTCGCTGTATCGCTCGACCGCATCGACCGATGTACGCATGTCATCACTTGTCGGCCATCGCGGCCAGATCACAATTCATATTCCGGCTGGTGACGTTGGAGAAGTGCTTGTCTCCGGCGCGGATAGCACCCGCCACCTGATCGCTCGCTCGCGCGATGGGTCGGCGATCCCAACCGGCACAGCAGTCCGCATCGTCGAGACGATCGGCAGCGCCGTGCTGGTCGAGCCGCTGAGCGCACCGACCGCCACGCCAATTGAGGACAGGAGCAATTGATGGATTTTGTTGTCGTTACTCTGGGTGTACTGTTCGTCCTTGCCGCCCTCGTTGGGCTGGTCCTGCTGGTCAACTCCAACATCATCAAAGTTCCGCCCAGCACGGTCGCGATCTTCTCCGGTCGCAAGCGAACGGTCACCAACCCGGAAACTGGCGAACACCAGACCGTCGGGTACCGTATCGTCAAGGGTGGTTCCAGCGTTCGCATTCCCATCCTGGAGCGCGTCGACTACCTCTCACTCAACGTCATCACCATCCCGCTCAAGATCCAGTCTGCCTATACAAAAGAGGGCGTGCCGGTCGCGGTTGACGCCGTCGCGAACGTCAAGATCGGCGGCGACGATTACTCAATCGGCAACGCGATCGAGCGCTTCCTCGGCATGCCGCACGATCAGATTCGCAACGTCATCTTCCAGACCATGGAAGGTCATCTGCGATCCATCCTCGGCACACTCACCGTCGAGGAGATCAACACCGACCGGCAAGCATTCGCTCAGCGAATGACCGCCGAGTCGGCCCAGGACCTTCGCCGCATGGGCATCGACATCGACGTCCTGACGATCCAGCAGATCACCGACCCGAACGGTTATCTCGATGCACTCGGCCAGCGCCGAACTGCCGAGG
Protein-coding sequences here:
- the miaA gene encoding tRNA (adenosine(37)-N6)-dimethylallyltransferase MiaA; this translates as MDNGRNLTPGLRVIVVLGATATGKTDLALRLAELSCGEVVNADSRYFYRGMDIGTAKPSVAERERVPHHLIDILEPTEQFSLGSFLDLAYTAIEDVARRGHVPIVTGGTPQYLRGLIEGWRPPPVAPNEALRARLEQEATDVLFARLRDVDPCSAERIGPDNRRRMIRALEVYEVLGRPMSEVSASVPPPWQFFLIGLRRDRDELYARIDQRVREMHEAGWLDEVRRLADRGVTAETPSMSAHGYREALAMLEGSLSLDEAIRQTQIMVHSYVRHQETWFRRFEGINWLDSGDPEHVARAMEMVREFLAA
- a CDS encoding protein-L-isoaspartate o-methyltransferase 1, translating into MLDEAEALRLITEAVENVGGPRMVVGSPRHPFAMNSTDEEEVDGHTVLIHYSEISSPALAEVEGWIFEVREDEYLLMKRPRQPKG
- a CDS encoding DUF92 domain-containing protein, whose amino-acid sequence is MGLRPAAAVALSAAISVAGHRAGALSTDGALAASGVGSAVLARCGWRGAAVLGAFFVSSSALSQRRAGTELAARGSRRDAVQVAANGGVAACAALLSRRSGLTLAAGSLAAATADTWATEIGRTSESLPRMVLSRAVVPAGTSGAVTWRGTLGSLLGAGLIGLVHLAGDSRGRDTVRPSAAVIAGGIAGSLVDSVLGELVQEKRYCPACGVATESKVHRCGTATDHVGGVPGLNNDVVNGLCTLAGALVAWIVGGASRTTSDR
- the mltG gene encoding endolytic transglycosylase MltG, which encodes MSSRIRQIVVIGSVAVLALAIIFVTQLIIVRALDSAADSAGESVYFAVEPDESVDSIADRLQDAGLIRSPTYFRFRVRIAGLGGDIIAGRYRIDPAMSTTQIIHLITSRDAALAQEIQVRFIEGWRTEQYAEALVDAGVIASADDFMAATREQRWNDEFSFLHTRPSGVALEGYLFPDTYNFRVDSAPEDILTTLLTTFQERVSPESITETEQMGITLHQVITIASIVEREAVLPEERPIIASVYYNRLREGMPLQADPTVQYELGTSGNWWPELTPEDIQQNGRYNTYLNPDLPPGPICNPSLASIEAALRPAQTDYLFFVARGDGSHAFANTAEEHQRNVDEYVRGQ
- a CDS encoding A/G-specific adenine glycosylase, yielding MRQRLLTWYRSAHRKLPWRDTHDPYRILVSEVMLQQTQVDRVVPKYHEFLALFPDIAALADAPPSEVIRAWAGLGYNRRALGLHRTARAVMDEYGGTLPACVDELKKLPGIGPYTAGAIACFAYRQDVGFIDTNIRRVLHRVIAGPDVPDPQMTARELEAIAQHVVPAGDGYEWNQALMELGATICRARAVRCDICPLAADCQARPTIAGILTEQPRRRTASEPRFETTNRYVRGRILDILRNTDGRGASIAEIERLMPDGAHRPHATRIASMLDAMVSEGLVMSGSAVAEDAEPYDQERVSESSRYRLPD
- a CDS encoding M20 family metallopeptidase — translated: MSLSDNITVSEELDAWLRETRRMIHVNPELLCEEVATSELVQKHLTEVGVSYRKGVGGDGRPLYMKPELIKRAGIKTFPITGGTGVLAEIRGTRGAGPGKCVLLRADMDALPMDELNDVEYKSQNPGKMHACGHDCHTTILMGVAEVLQSMSDKFDGTVKLMFQPGEEGAGGAVAMIHDGILEDPPVDAAFALHVSTEHPAGEVSMGPGPHAAAADSIEINVTGKGGHAAFPHTTIDATLVAAQILIALQTLVSREVDPIQTAVVSISTLHAGTAGNVIPQTAQMTGTVRTYDPAIRDMLEQRMGEMVPAIASGFRAEAELIYMRGYPAMVNDPEMTQFAMETCEELLGDDNVHVSAPMMAGEDFAYVTERVPGCMISLGVRNDERGMIYPPHHPRFDADEDALAVGVRVLSAIALRYLGADL
- a CDS encoding Lrp/AsnC family transcriptional regulator produces the protein MARPVDPLDRAIIKRLQIDGRMSSAEIARQLGVAERTVRARIDRLVSDNVIRLVASIVPSTVGYAVTADVFLEVESGLIQSVADLIALKPEVGYIGLTTGDRDISLQIHAESVEQLYDFVTNELGTMPGVVRTNTFIIPKILKTHFDFVGPGMRIDEELEHVN
- a CDS encoding Gfo/Idh/MocA family oxidoreductase — encoded protein: MSDIKRLRVGLIGAGTIAFSAHLPAIRRLHDQVELVAVADVRADNAQRAANEFGAQQHYTDYHELLARGDLDMVDICTPEFLHAEQTEAAAAAGLHVFCEKPMAATVAEADRMIDACKRAGVRLMIGHSRRFTGRYQQIRAAIDRGDIGDVRYVRENERRPRSMYDSLNLGTGYWNPEADRPWLTMSRYSQGAALTNAVHETDLARWFVGSRPVSVFAEARITEDGAEVPDMLSYTITFENGAIAAAEVVNQLPRGYAYFHMMEVLGTGGRIRATDPLMAPLTAADDVGLSQPLNFDTLLHVDSAYATELAGFIKAIREDSPVPMPAEEARGAIELSVAAVRSSQTGQPVALPLNEKNDEVSHESVG
- the aroE gene encoding shikimate dehydrogenase: MSNLQRVGLIGDPVEHSLSPAFQQPAFDALGLNVRYELWPTPAADLSERFADLRTGEALGANVTVPHKEAAFAAMDELSDRARRAGAVNTIVPRAGSLYGDNTDIHGFLVPLVERGTEFPTLDAVILGAGGAARGIVVALLDAGVRSVHVVNRTVERAERLAAQLDDTRIIPAPLSNAMAAVTNTGLIVNATAIGWDGNALPIEESVLRAAPTAALAYDLTYRETPFLRAAREAGLATLDGLPMLVHQGAKSFELWTGQPAPVEVMWEAAVSARAERGG